One Falsihalocynthiibacter arcticus DNA segment encodes these proteins:
- a CDS encoding recombinase family protein has translation MLIGYARTSTLEQKAGIEAQRESLKALGCERLYEEQVSSVATREALKAAMEYARQGDTLVVTKLDRLARSVRNLGEIVEQLEATGVELRIVDLGLDTSNATGKLMLNVLGSVAQFEREMMLERQREGIVKAKREGKYKGRKPTARQQTPEIRQMVAEGVSKRDVAKALGVSERSIYRALKG, from the coding sequence ATGCTTATCGGATATGCACGAACATCTACGCTTGAACAGAAGGCAGGAATAGAGGCTCAGAGAGAGTCACTGAAGGCCCTTGGCTGTGAGAGGCTCTATGAGGAGCAGGTTAGCTCTGTGGCCACCAGAGAGGCGCTAAAAGCCGCTATGGAGTACGCTAGGCAAGGGGATACATTGGTTGTCACCAAGCTTGACAGGTTGGCCCGTTCCGTTCGCAATCTTGGGGAAATTGTTGAGCAGCTAGAGGCCACAGGAGTTGAGCTGAGGATCGTTGATCTTGGCTTGGATACTTCAAATGCGACTGGCAAGTTAATGCTGAACGTACTGGGGTCAGTAGCTCAGTTTGAGCGGGAAATGATGCTGGAACGTCAGAGAGAAGGCATTGTCAAGGCTAAGCGGGAGGGGAAGTACAAGGGCCGAAAGCCGACAGCACGTCAGCAAACACCTGAGATACGCCAAATGGTAGCTGAAGGAGTGAGTAAGCGGGATGTAGCTAAAGCGCTGGGCGTCTCGGAGCGGTCAATCTATAGGGCATTAAAGGGCTAA